The Kiritimatiellia bacterium genome window below encodes:
- a CDS encoding TVP38/TMEM64 family protein, with translation MNHRRKKLAALAVLALLVAVGAWWLRRSGLCPEFSRESVLAFRRYIRGLGLWGPAAYIGLCVLASLFFAPSIPFILPAAFFGVIRGTLYASIGLTVGAALSFLAARHTLRPLVERRIRASRLFHRIDRGVRREGWHMVMITRMVPIFPFNVQNYAYGLTGIGFWTYTLVSWITMIPAIATYVFVGGSLISGRGDIARTLLYLSVGATGFALLVYLPRLVKRQFHVPASALLEEEKTAPTPGGGADANSR, from the coding sequence ATGAATCATCGCAGGAAAAAACTCGCCGCGCTGGCCGTGCTCGCGCTGCTCGTCGCGGTCGGCGCGTGGTGGCTGCGCCGGTCCGGGCTGTGCCCGGAGTTCAGCCGGGAAAGCGTGCTGGCCTTCCGCCGGTACATCCGCGGGCTCGGGCTCTGGGGCCCCGCCGCCTACATCGGGCTCTGCGTCCTGGCCTCCCTCTTCTTCGCGCCGAGCATCCCGTTCATCCTGCCGGCGGCCTTCTTCGGCGTGATCCGGGGCACGCTGTACGCCTCGATCGGGCTGACGGTCGGCGCGGCACTGTCGTTCCTCGCCGCGCGCCACACCCTGCGCCCGCTGGTCGAGCGGCGCATCCGCGCCAGCCGGCTGTTCCACCGCATCGACCGGGGCGTGCGCCGCGAAGGCTGGCACATGGTCATGATCACACGGATGGTCCCGATCTTCCCGTTCAACGTTCAGAACTATGCCTACGGGCTCACGGGCATCGGGTTCTGGACCTACACGCTGGTCTCCTGGATCACGATGATCCCGGCGATCGCCACCTACGTGTTCGTCGGCGGCTCGCTCATCTCCGGGCGGGGCGACATCGCGCGCACGCTCCTCTACCTCTCCGTGGGCGCCACCGGCTTCGCGCTGCTCGTCTACCTGCCGCGCCTCGTGAAACGGCAGTTCCACGTCCCGGCCTCGGCGCTGCTGGAGGAAGAAAAAACGGCCCCGACGCCGGGCGGCGGGGCCGATGCGAACTCGCGCTGA
- a CDS encoding rubredoxin — protein MNTGSEGRWVCTCCGYVYDPATGDAAHGLPAGVPFEQLPENWKCPICYAAKDAFDPL, from the coding sequence ATGAACACGGGAAGCGAAGGGCGATGGGTCTGCACCTGCTGCGGGTACGTTTACGACCCGGCCACGGGGGACGCCGCCCACGGACTGCCGGCCGGCGTGCCCTTCGAGCAACTGCCCGAGAACTGGAAATGCCCGATCTGCTACGCGGCCAAGGACGCGTTCGATCCTCTCTAA
- a CDS encoding NAD(P) transhydrogenase subunit alpha, with amino-acid sequence MDAMGLLFFVFVLAVFLGVELISRVPSQLHTPLMSGSNAISGITIVGALMVAGALEGGVLTTILGVVAVAAAMVNVVGGYLVTDRMLAMFKKKDGSGK; translated from the coding sequence ATGGATGCGATGGGCCTTCTCTTCTTCGTTTTCGTGCTGGCGGTGTTCCTGGGCGTCGAGCTGATCTCCCGGGTTCCGTCCCAGCTGCACACGCCCCTGATGTCCGGCTCGAACGCGATCTCCGGCATCACCATCGTCGGCGCGCTGATGGTCGCGGGCGCGCTGGAGGGCGGCGTGCTGACCACGATCCTGGGGGTGGTCGCGGTCGCCGCGGCCATGGTCAACGTCGTGGGCGGCTACCTGGTCACCGACCGGATGCTGGCCATGTTCAAGAAGAAGGACGGGAGCGGGAAGTGA
- a CDS encoding NAD(P)(+) transhydrogenase (Re/Si-specific) subunit beta — MLSSARTARRGNLLSALGMLLAVVVTLLQQGLSYTWIIVGAGIGALIGAVASYTVPMTDMPQMVALFNGFGGLASLLVGWAAYHLNRDVSRFTATATWLTVLIGGVTFSGSLVAYLKLAEKFISGRPVLFKGQQWVNLLLLAATLALGAAYVWVPASAAAYAAFLGVLLLSLALGVLSVIPIGGADMPVVISLLNSYSGMAAAAAGFVISNNVLIVSGALVGASGIILTAIMCKAMNRSLTNVLFSGFGAAGAAQASQVKGEARPIPPEDAYLILEAARSVVIVPGYGMAVAQAQHAARELADKLAENGCEVKFAIHPVAGRMPGHMNVLLAEANVPYEQLAEPQDVNPLMPAVDVAMVIGANDVVNPAAREDTKSPIYGMPIINVDQARTVFVLKRSLAAGFAGVENPLFFYPNTRMVFGDAKATLQALVSEFKAASAA, encoded by the coding sequence ATGTTGAGTTCGGCGCGGACGGCGCGGCGCGGCAACCTCCTGTCCGCCCTCGGAATGCTGCTGGCCGTCGTGGTCACGCTGCTGCAGCAGGGGCTTTCATACACGTGGATCATCGTCGGGGCCGGGATCGGCGCCCTGATCGGGGCGGTCGCCTCGTACACCGTGCCCATGACGGACATGCCGCAGATGGTCGCCCTCTTCAACGGCTTCGGCGGGCTGGCCAGCCTGCTGGTCGGCTGGGCCGCGTACCATCTCAACCGGGACGTGTCGCGGTTCACGGCAACAGCCACGTGGCTGACCGTCCTCATCGGCGGCGTGACGTTTTCCGGCAGCCTCGTCGCCTACCTAAAGCTGGCGGAGAAGTTCATCAGCGGGCGGCCGGTCCTGTTCAAGGGCCAGCAGTGGGTCAACCTGCTGCTGCTGGCGGCGACGCTGGCGCTCGGCGCGGCCTACGTCTGGGTCCCCGCCTCGGCCGCCGCCTACGCGGCCTTCCTCGGGGTCCTGCTGCTCTCCCTCGCCCTGGGCGTCCTCTCCGTGATCCCGATCGGCGGCGCGGACATGCCCGTCGTGATCTCGCTGCTCAACAGCTACTCCGGCATGGCGGCCGCCGCCGCGGGCTTCGTGATTTCCAACAACGTGCTGATCGTCTCCGGCGCGCTGGTCGGCGCCAGCGGGATCATCCTGACGGCGATCATGTGCAAGGCCATGAACCGTTCCTTGACCAACGTGCTCTTCAGCGGGTTCGGCGCTGCCGGCGCCGCGCAGGCCTCGCAGGTCAAGGGCGAGGCCCGGCCGATCCCGCCGGAGGACGCCTACCTGATCCTCGAGGCCGCGCGCTCGGTGGTCATCGTGCCCGGCTACGGCATGGCCGTCGCCCAGGCCCAGCACGCGGCGCGCGAGCTGGCCGACAAGCTGGCGGAGAACGGCTGCGAGGTGAAGTTTGCGATCCACCCCGTGGCCGGCCGCATGCCCGGCCACATGAACGTCCTGCTTGCCGAGGCCAACGTCCCCTACGAACAACTGGCCGAGCCCCAGGACGTCAATCCCCTGATGCCCGCCGTGGACGTCGCCATGGTCATCGGCGCCAACGACGTGGTCAATCCCGCCGCCCGCGAAGACACGAAGAGCCCGATCTACGGCATGCCCATCATCAACGTGGACCAGGCCCGCACGGTCTTCGTGCTCAAGCGTTCGCTCGCCGCCGGGTTCGCCGGCGTGGAAAATCCCCTGTTCTTCTATCCCAACACCCGCATGGTTTTCGGGGACGCGAAGGCCACGCTCCAGGCGCTGGTCTCGGAGTTCAAGGCCGCGTCGGCCGCTTGA
- a CDS encoding NAD(P) transhydrogenase subunit alpha, protein MRIFVPIETRKGERRAALVPDVVTKLVRLGADVTFEPGLGTGCHIIDEAYRNAGGRPLPREQGLAEADLVLRIHKPPLDEIPRLKRGAVHISFLDPFREPDLVRALNSAGITALSLELIPRTTLAQKMDALSSQSSLAGYVAVLMAAERLPRIFPMMMTPAGTLAPSMVFVIGAGVAGLQAIATARRLGARVEAFDTRPVVEEQVKSLGARFVKVDLGETGQTKDGYARALTEEQMRKQREAMAKHCAQADVVVTTAQVFGRKAPLIITADMVRGMKPGSVIVDMAVESGGNVEGSRLDEEVDAGEVLILGHANLPARVPAHASQMIASNFGHLIEHGWDAGAKAFAPLREDEILRGCLVTHGGEVVNEMVKQRMQ, encoded by the coding sequence ATGCGGATATTCGTACCCATAGAAACGAGAAAAGGCGAGCGGCGGGCCGCGCTCGTGCCCGACGTGGTGACGAAACTCGTCCGGCTGGGCGCGGACGTGACGTTCGAGCCGGGCCTGGGCACGGGCTGCCATATCATCGACGAAGCCTACCGGAACGCCGGCGGCCGCCCCCTGCCCCGCGAGCAGGGCCTGGCCGAGGCCGACCTGGTCCTGCGAATCCACAAGCCGCCGCTCGATGAAATCCCCCGCCTGAAGCGGGGCGCGGTCCACATCAGCTTCCTCGATCCCTTTCGCGAACCCGACCTGGTGCGCGCGCTCAATTCCGCCGGCATCACGGCGTTGAGCCTGGAACTGATCCCGCGCACGACGCTGGCGCAGAAGATGGACGCCTTGAGTTCCCAGTCCAGCCTCGCCGGCTACGTGGCCGTGCTCATGGCCGCCGAGCGGCTGCCCCGGATCTTCCCCATGATGATGACACCGGCGGGGACCCTGGCCCCCTCGATGGTTTTCGTGATCGGCGCCGGTGTCGCCGGCCTGCAGGCCATCGCCACCGCGCGCCGCCTCGGCGCGCGGGTCGAGGCCTTCGACACGCGGCCCGTGGTCGAGGAGCAGGTGAAGTCCCTCGGCGCCCGCTTCGTCAAGGTGGACCTCGGCGAAACGGGGCAGACCAAGGACGGCTATGCCCGGGCGCTCACGGAGGAGCAGATGCGGAAGCAACGCGAGGCCATGGCGAAGCATTGCGCCCAGGCCGACGTGGTCGTCACCACGGCCCAGGTCTTCGGGCGGAAGGCGCCGCTGATCATCACGGCCGACATGGTGCGCGGCATGAAGCCGGGCAGCGTGATCGTGGACATGGCGGTCGAGAGCGGCGGCAACGTCGAGGGCTCCCGGCTGGACGAGGAGGTGGATGCGGGCGAAGTGTTGATCCTGGGCCACGCCAACCTCCCCGCCCGCGTGCCGGCGCACGCGAGCCAGATGATCGCCAGTAACTTCGGGCACCTTATAGAGCACGGCTGGGACGCCGGCGCCAAGGCCTTCGCGCCTTTGCGCGAGGACGAGATCCTCCGGGGCTGCCTGGTCACCCATGGCGGGGAAGTCGTCAACGAAATGGTGAAACAGCGGATGCAGTGA